The following are from one region of the Halogeometricum sp. S3BR5-2 genome:
- a CDS encoding class I SAM-dependent methyltransferase: MRKFSPEYLRRTRDGMWAESREALADLSLADRRRVLDVGCGTGELSRVLDAETPGEVVCADADTDLLGVARRETGLSTVAGDATRLPFVDDAFDLVVCQALLVNLPDPTEALGSFARVSSDLVAAVEPDNAAVGVESTVSAEVALERSVRESYMEGVRTDVALGDRLPDLFESAGLRDVRTRRHFHRKVTEPPYDELDLEDAARKANGAGLASHETELRRTLSDAEYDALRRDWREMGRSVVEQMREERYRRAEVVPFDVVVGRVPD; the protein is encoded by the coding sequence GTGCGGAAGTTCTCGCCCGAGTACCTCCGGCGGACGCGCGACGGCATGTGGGCGGAGTCCCGCGAGGCCCTCGCGGACCTCTCGTTGGCCGACCGGAGGCGCGTCCTCGACGTCGGATGCGGCACCGGCGAACTCTCCCGGGTGCTCGACGCGGAGACGCCCGGCGAGGTGGTCTGCGCCGACGCCGACACCGACCTCCTCGGCGTCGCGCGCCGGGAGACGGGCCTTTCGACCGTCGCGGGCGACGCGACCCGACTCCCGTTCGTCGACGACGCCTTCGACCTCGTCGTCTGTCAGGCCCTCCTCGTGAACCTCCCCGACCCGACGGAGGCCCTCGGCTCCTTCGCCCGCGTTTCCTCGGACCTCGTCGCCGCCGTCGAACCCGACAACGCGGCGGTCGGCGTCGAATCGACCGTCTCCGCGGAAGTCGCCCTCGAACGCTCGGTGCGCGAGTCGTACATGGAGGGCGTGCGGACGGACGTCGCCCTCGGCGACCGACTGCCCGACCTCTTCGAGTCGGCCGGTCTCCGCGACGTGCGGACGCGCCGGCACTTCCACCGGAAGGTGACCGAACCGCCGTACGACGAACTCGACCTGGAGGACGCCGCCCGCAAGGCCAACGGCGCGGGACTGGCATCCCACGAGACCGAACTCCGGCGGACGCTGTCGGACGCCGAGTACGACGCCCTCAGACGCGACTGGCGCGAGATGGGCCGGTCGGTGGTCGAACAGATGCGTGAGGAGCGGTACCGTCGGGCCGAGGTCGTCCCGTTCGACGTGGTGGTCGGTCGCGTCCCCGACTGA
- a CDS encoding zinc ribbon domain-containing protein, with the protein MNHEPRDARDGDRGCPKCGGTETEMDSIATSGTGLSKFFDVQNRSFTVVTCANCGYSELYRKQSSGNLVDLFLG; encoded by the coding sequence ATGAACCACGAACCCCGCGACGCGCGCGACGGCGACCGCGGATGCCCCAAGTGCGGCGGCACCGAGACGGAGATGGACAGCATCGCGACCAGCGGCACCGGCCTCTCGAAGTTCTTCGACGTGCAGAATCGAAGCTTCACGGTCGTCACCTGCGCGAACTGCGGCTACTCGGAGCTGTATCGAAAACAGTCCAGCGGCAACCTCGTCGACCTGTTCTTGGGCTGA